One stretch of Ornithinimicrobium ciconiae DNA includes these proteins:
- the ppgK gene encoding polyphosphate--glucose phosphotransferase: protein MSTATGKGLILGIDIGGSGIKGAPVDLAKGEFAAERVRIDTPKKAKPEDVAEIVAQIADDFADELGKDSPVGVTVPAVVHHGVTKSAANIDDSWIDTDADKLFTKVLGRPVLVMNDADAAGQAEMHFGAGQDRAGVVLMTTLGTGIGSALFLNGQLVPNTELGHLELDGKEAEDRAASSVREDKDLSWEEWAERLQDFYRHVEDLFWPDLIIVGGGVSKKADKFLPLLDLRTEIVPAQLRNDAGIIGAAWQASQFS from the coding sequence ATGAGCACAGCGACCGGCAAGGGTCTGATCCTGGGCATCGACATCGGCGGCAGCGGCATCAAGGGCGCGCCGGTCGACCTGGCCAAGGGTGAGTTCGCGGCCGAACGGGTCCGCATCGACACCCCCAAGAAGGCCAAGCCCGAGGACGTCGCGGAGATCGTCGCCCAGATCGCGGACGATTTCGCGGACGAGCTCGGCAAGGACTCCCCCGTCGGTGTCACCGTCCCGGCCGTCGTGCATCACGGGGTCACCAAGAGCGCGGCCAACATCGACGACTCGTGGATCGACACCGACGCCGACAAGCTATTCACCAAGGTGCTGGGCCGTCCGGTGCTGGTGATGAACGATGCGGACGCCGCCGGCCAGGCCGAGATGCACTTCGGGGCCGGCCAGGACCGTGCCGGTGTCGTGCTGATGACCACGCTCGGCACCGGCATCGGTTCGGCGCTCTTCCTCAACGGTCAACTGGTGCCGAACACCGAGTTGGGCCACCTCGAGCTGGACGGCAAGGAGGCCGAGGACCGCGCCGCCTCCAGCGTCCGCGAGGACAAGGACCTGTCCTGGGAGGAGTGGGCCGAGCGGCTGCAGGACTTCTACCGCCACGTGGAGGACCTGTTCTGGCCCGATCTGATCATCGTCGGTGGCGGTGTCTCCAAGAAGGCCGACAAGTTCCTGCCGCTGCTGGACCTGCGCACCGAGATCGTGCCCGCACAACTGCGCAACGACGCCGGCATCATCGGCGCGGCGTGGCAGGCCTCCCAATTTTCATAG
- a CDS encoding VIT1/CCC1 transporter family protein: protein MSSGIKPTPQEARRWRRYLADERAEAQVYRSLAERKQGEEREILLGLAEAEKRHEAHWVELLGDEVGKPVSPGLRNRVLGVLARRFGSVFVLALAQSAESRTPYFADAAATPQMAADEMIHEEVLRGLAARGRAHMSGNFRAAVFGANDGLVSNLALVMGMAGTGAGSGVVLAAGIAGLLAGAMSMGAGEFISVRSARELLAASHPSADARAAVPELDLEENELTLVYRSRGMADAEARAKAHEVMSSVHGHPERHVPEGAMPTAAVDVDRDEAIGSAWGAASSSFCFFASGALIPILPFLFGMTGYSALLVAAVLVGLALMITGSVVGLLSGASPLRRALRQLVIGYGAAAITYVLGLAFGASGLVG from the coding sequence ATGAGCAGCGGCATCAAGCCGACACCGCAGGAGGCCCGTCGCTGGCGGCGCTACCTCGCGGACGAGCGGGCCGAGGCTCAGGTCTATCGGTCCCTGGCCGAGCGCAAGCAGGGCGAGGAGCGCGAGATCCTGCTGGGTCTGGCAGAGGCCGAGAAGCGGCACGAGGCGCACTGGGTGGAGTTGCTGGGCGACGAGGTCGGCAAGCCGGTCTCGCCGGGACTGCGCAACCGTGTCCTCGGCGTGCTGGCCCGGCGATTCGGCTCCGTCTTTGTGCTCGCCCTCGCGCAGAGCGCCGAGTCCCGCACTCCCTACTTCGCGGACGCTGCGGCGACGCCACAGATGGCCGCCGACGAGATGATCCACGAGGAGGTGCTGCGCGGACTGGCCGCCCGGGGTCGGGCCCACATGTCCGGCAACTTCCGTGCCGCCGTCTTCGGTGCCAATGACGGCCTGGTCTCCAACCTGGCCCTCGTGATGGGCATGGCCGGCACCGGCGCCGGGAGCGGCGTCGTGCTGGCCGCCGGCATCGCCGGGCTGCTCGCCGGCGCCATGTCGATGGGGGCCGGCGAGTTCATCTCGGTCCGCTCCGCACGGGAACTGCTCGCGGCCTCGCACCCCAGCGCCGACGCCAGGGCCGCAGTGCCCGAGCTCGACCTGGAGGAGAACGAGCTCACCCTCGTCTATCGCTCGCGTGGCATGGCCGATGCTGAGGCCAGGGCCAAGGCGCACGAGGTGATGAGCAGCGTCCACGGCCATCCCGAGCGGCACGTCCCCGAGGGAGCCATGCCGACCGCTGCGGTCGATGTCGATCGGGACGAGGCCATCGGCAGTGCCTGGGGTGCCGCGTCGTCCAGCTTCTGCTTCTTTGCCAGCGGGGCCCTGATCCCGATCCTGCCCTTCCTGTTCGGTATGACGGGCTATTCGGCGCTCCTCGTCGCGGCGGTCCTCGTGGGGCTTGCCCTGATGATCACCGGCAGCGTGGTGGGCCTGCTGTCCGGTGCCTCGCCCCTGCGACGGGCTCTGCGCCAGTTGGTGATCGGCTATGGCGCTGCCGCGATCACCTATGTGCTGGGACTCGCCTTCGGAGCGAGCGGGCTCGTCGGCTAA
- a CDS encoding alpha/beta fold hydrolase encodes MDVILLGGLWLTPDVWREVAEGISARGHRAVPVALPGQGDGNEAATLADQLAAAVTAVDAAEGRALVVGHSAASTLAWLAADRRPEQVAGVGLIGGFPSSDGSAYADFFEPVDGLMDFPGWAPFEGPDSVDLDESTRAAMETAMVPVPVGVSRGIVEYADPRRTTVPVTLICPEFGPDDAREWIAAGDVPELSAVDALDYVDIDSGHWPMVSAPQALATIIADLADRHTATG; translated from the coding sequence ATGGACGTGATCCTGCTGGGTGGGCTGTGGCTCACCCCGGACGTATGGCGTGAGGTCGCCGAGGGCATCTCGGCGCGGGGGCACCGGGCGGTTCCGGTGGCGCTGCCGGGGCAGGGGGACGGCAACGAGGCGGCGACCCTGGCAGACCAGCTGGCGGCCGCGGTGACAGCGGTGGATGCTGCAGAGGGCAGGGCACTGGTGGTGGGTCACTCCGCCGCCAGCACGCTGGCGTGGCTGGCGGCTGACCGCCGTCCGGAGCAGGTCGCCGGCGTCGGCCTGATCGGTGGCTTCCCGAGCAGTGACGGCTCCGCCTATGCCGACTTCTTCGAGCCCGTGGACGGGCTGATGGACTTCCCGGGGTGGGCGCCCTTTGAGGGGCCGGACTCCGTCGACCTCGACGAGAGCACCCGTGCGGCCATGGAGACCGCCATGGTCCCCGTCCCGGTCGGGGTGAGCCGAGGGATCGTGGAGTATGCCGACCCGCGCCGGACCACTGTGCCGGTCACCCTGATCTGTCCCGAGTTCGGTCCCGACGACGCCCGGGAGTGGATCGCCGCCGGAGACGTGCCGGAGCTGTCGGCCGTCGACGCGCTCGACTATGTCGACATCGACAGCGGCCACTGGCCGATGGTCAGCGCGCCCCAGGCGCTGGCGACGATCATCGCGGACCTGGCCGATCGGCATACCGCCACCGGTTGA
- a CDS encoding MBL fold metallo-hydrolase, translated as MQITHLGHSCVLLEVADQRILIDPGNFSDFADVRDLTAILVTHQHPDHVDPAQLASLLDDNPQARVLLEPQTADSLAEAAGSHRDRLEGMPTGTTVDLGAVSVETVGQRHAFIHDFVPRIDNTGLVVRADGEPTVFHPGDALDAEPGPVDVLLVPVSAPWARIGDTVTFVRRLAPTRVVPIHDGLLNDTGRSVYLGHIATFGADGGVEVLDLRGTGATTF; from the coding sequence ATGCAGATCACCCACCTGGGCCACTCGTGCGTGCTGCTCGAGGTGGCCGACCAGCGCATCCTGATCGACCCGGGCAACTTCAGTGACTTCGCCGACGTGCGCGACCTGACGGCCATCCTGGTCACCCACCAGCACCCTGACCATGTCGACCCGGCGCAGCTCGCGTCGCTGCTCGACGACAACCCGCAGGCCCGCGTGCTCCTCGAGCCGCAGACTGCGGACAGCCTCGCCGAGGCGGCAGGGAGCCACCGCGACCGGCTGGAGGGTATGCCGACAGGCACCACGGTCGACCTCGGCGCCGTGAGTGTGGAGACCGTCGGGCAACGGCACGCGTTCATCCACGATTTCGTGCCGCGGATCGACAACACCGGCCTGGTGGTGCGCGCTGACGGCGAGCCGACCGTCTTCCATCCCGGCGATGCCCTGGACGCGGAGCCCGGGCCGGTCGACGTCCTGCTCGTCCCGGTGAGTGCTCCGTGGGCGCGGATCGGTGACACCGTCACCTTCGTGCGCCGCCTGGCCCCGACGCGGGTGGTCCCGATCCACGACGGTCTGCTCAACGACACCGGCCGGTCGGTGTATCTCGGTCACATCGCCACCTTCGGTGCCGACGGCGGTGTCGAGGTGCTCGACCTGCGCGGCACGGGCGCAACGACCTTCTAG
- a CDS encoding DUF421 domain-containing protein encodes MEIVVRAALMFLFLWLVTRVVGRSTLGELSSFQLILFITMGDLVGQAVVQQDYSFTAGALAVGTFAVLTLFLAWINSRWRGPARFTHGVPVIVVKDGEPLLDIMRRERLGVDDLLAASRGQGIERVGDIQVAVLEANGQLSFFTGDGGSSGAQEQPSVG; translated from the coding sequence ATGGAGATCGTCGTCAGAGCGGCTCTGATGTTCTTGTTCCTGTGGCTCGTGACCAGGGTCGTGGGTCGCTCGACCCTGGGCGAGCTCAGCTCGTTCCAGCTGATCCTGTTCATCACGATGGGTGACCTGGTGGGGCAGGCTGTCGTGCAGCAGGACTACTCGTTCACCGCGGGCGCGCTGGCGGTCGGCACCTTTGCCGTGCTGACCCTCTTCCTGGCCTGGATCAACTCACGCTGGCGTGGTCCCGCCCGCTTCACGCACGGGGTGCCGGTGATCGTCGTCAAGGACGGGGAGCCGCTGCTCGACATCATGCGGCGTGAGCGGCTCGGCGTGGACGACCTGCTGGCGGCCTCGCGCGGCCAGGGCATTGAGCGGGTCGGCGACATCCAGGTGGCTGTGCTGGAGGCCAACGGGCAGCTGTCCTTCTTCACCGGCGACGGTGGGAGTTCAGGGGCTCAGGAACAGCCGTCGGTGGGCTGA
- the map gene encoding type I methionyl aminopeptidase, with protein MPSTTATVAPGRVSPRRAVPASITRPEYVDRPAPAKFTGSEVKTAETIERMRLAGRLGAQTLAEVGRAVAPGVTTDELDRIGHEFMLDHGAYPSTLGYRGFPKSLCTSVNEVICHGIPDSRPLEEGDIVNVDVTAYIHGVHGDNNATFLVGDVDEESRLLVERTEESLRRAIKAALPGRPINVIGRVIESYAKRFGYGVVRDYTGHGIGESFHSGLVIPHYDAAPEYSQLIEPGMTFTIEPMLNLGTPDWTEWEDGWTVVTADLRRSAQFEHMILITETGNEILTLP; from the coding sequence ATGCCGAGCACTACCGCAACCGTTGCCCCCGGACGGGTCTCCCCGCGCCGCGCCGTCCCCGCCTCCATCACCCGACCGGAGTATGTCGACCGCCCGGCCCCGGCGAAGTTCACCGGATCGGAGGTCAAGACCGCCGAGACCATCGAGCGGATGCGTCTGGCGGGCCGACTCGGAGCCCAGACCCTGGCGGAGGTCGGCAGGGCGGTCGCCCCCGGCGTGACCACCGACGAGCTCGACCGGATCGGTCACGAGTTCATGCTCGACCACGGGGCCTACCCCTCAACCCTGGGCTACCGCGGCTTCCCCAAGTCCCTGTGCACCTCGGTCAATGAGGTGATCTGCCACGGCATCCCCGACTCCCGACCCCTCGAGGAAGGTGACATCGTCAATGTGGACGTGACGGCATACATCCACGGGGTGCACGGTGACAACAACGCGACCTTCCTGGTCGGCGATGTCGACGAGGAGTCCCGCCTGCTCGTCGAGCGCACCGAGGAGTCGCTGCGTCGGGCCATCAAGGCGGCCCTGCCGGGGCGGCCGATCAACGTCATCGGGCGGGTCATCGAGTCCTATGCCAAGCGCTTCGGCTACGGCGTGGTGCGCGACTACACCGGTCACGGGATCGGCGAGAGCTTCCACTCCGGGCTGGTCATCCCGCACTACGACGCGGCCCCGGAGTACTCCCAGCTCATCGAGCCGGGCATGACCTTCACCATCGAGCCGATGCTCAACCTGGGCACGCCCGACTGGACCGAGTGGGAGGACGGTTGGACAGTGGTCACCGCCGACCTGCGCCGGTCCGCGCAGTTCGAGCACATGATCCTGATCACCGAGACGGGCAACGAGATCCTGACCCTGCCCTGA
- a CDS encoding DUF1905 domain-containing protein, which translates to MELEFSGEIWFWRGPTPHHFVTVPEDQAADLAAISRQVTYGWGMIPVTARIGATTWTTSLFPKDGGYIVPIKAVVQRAEELDVGDVVSIRLTVDT; encoded by the coding sequence GTGGAGCTCGAGTTCAGCGGTGAGATCTGGTTCTGGCGCGGTCCTACGCCGCACCACTTCGTCACCGTCCCCGAGGACCAGGCGGCCGACCTGGCGGCGATCTCGCGGCAGGTGACCTATGGCTGGGGCATGATCCCCGTCACTGCACGGATCGGGGCGACCACCTGGACGACGTCGCTCTTTCCCAAGGACGGCGGCTACATCGTGCCTATCAAGGCGGTCGTGCAGCGTGCCGAGGAGCTGGACGTCGGCGACGTGGTGTCGATCCGACTCACGGTCGACACCTGA
- a CDS encoding MFS transporter, producing MTVHDDTSGSGPGGVGPVDPTAGQSLDPDEVTTALGASEGASKGKVTAWALWDWGAQPWNTVITTFVFAVYLTSDSFGSTNHTSQMLAWSTAIAGLFVALLAPVLGQNSDRSGRTVRNLRWQTWLLAALAASLFFVKADPGYLLLGLVLLGVGSVVSEIAGVNYNATIEQVATTKNIGRVSGYGWGFGYLGGIVALLAMYFLFIQPEVGLFGVTGEDGLDIRVSMLLCGVWIALFTIPALVKLKDRPVERAPRVGIIDSYRLLFGTIRRLWKTSRHTVWFLLASALFRDGLAGVFAFGAVLAAGTFGMSAGEVIIFGAAANIVAGVATISFGLLDDRIGPKKVILLSLVALVILGLLIFFLHDGGKTVFWVLGLGLTVFVGPAQAASRSFLARLIPEGKSGEIFGLYATTGRVVSFLSPAAFGVGIWLGARLTGQENTQYWGILGIVLILAAGALAMLPVKEHTDHRIG from the coding sequence GTGACTGTGCACGATGACACCTCAGGGTCTGGTCCCGGCGGCGTGGGACCGGTCGATCCGACAGCCGGTCAGTCCCTTGACCCCGACGAGGTCACCACCGCCCTCGGTGCGAGCGAGGGTGCCTCCAAGGGCAAGGTCACGGCGTGGGCCCTGTGGGACTGGGGTGCGCAGCCGTGGAACACCGTCATCACGACCTTCGTGTTCGCGGTCTATCTGACCAGCGACAGCTTTGGCTCGACCAACCACACTTCCCAGATGCTGGCCTGGTCGACCGCCATCGCGGGGCTCTTTGTCGCGCTGCTGGCACCGGTCCTCGGACAGAACTCCGACCGCTCCGGTCGCACGGTGCGCAACCTGCGCTGGCAGACCTGGCTCCTGGCGGCCCTCGCGGCCAGCCTGTTCTTCGTCAAGGCCGACCCCGGCTATCTCCTCCTCGGCCTGGTGCTGCTGGGTGTCGGCTCGGTGGTCTCTGAGATCGCCGGGGTCAACTACAACGCCACGATCGAGCAGGTGGCCACCACCAAGAACATCGGCCGGGTGTCCGGCTACGGCTGGGGCTTCGGCTATCTGGGCGGCATCGTGGCGCTGCTGGCGATGTACTTCCTGTTCATCCAGCCCGAGGTCGGCCTGTTCGGCGTCACGGGTGAGGACGGTCTGGACATCCGCGTCTCGATGCTGCTGTGCGGGGTCTGGATCGCGCTGTTCACGATCCCGGCGCTGGTCAAGCTCAAGGACCGTCCGGTGGAGCGCGCCCCGCGGGTGGGCATCATCGACTCCTACCGGCTGCTCTTTGGGACCATCCGTCGGCTGTGGAAGACCTCCCGTCACACCGTCTGGTTCCTGCTCGCCTCAGCGCTCTTCCGGGACGGACTGGCTGGCGTCTTTGCGTTCGGTGCCGTCTTGGCGGCCGGGACCTTCGGCATGAGCGCCGGTGAGGTCATCATCTTTGGCGCTGCGGCAAACATCGTGGCCGGCGTCGCGACGATCTCCTTCGGCCTGCTGGATGACCGGATCGGACCCAAGAAGGTCATCCTGCTCTCGCTCGTGGCACTGGTGATCCTGGGCCTGCTGATCTTCTTCCTCCATGACGGTGGCAAGACCGTCTTCTGGGTGCTTGGCCTGGGCCTGACCGTCTTTGTGGGGCCGGCGCAGGCCGCGTCCCGGTCGTTCCTGGCGCGGCTCATCCCCGAGGGCAAGAGCGGGGAGATCTTCGGCCTGTATGCCACCACCGGCCGGGTGGTGTCCTTCCTCTCCCCGGCCGCCTTCGGTGTCGGGATCTGGCTCGGCGCACGACTCACGGGCCAGGAGAACACGCAGTACTGGGGCATCCTCGGCATCGTGCTCATCCTGGCCGCCGGTGCGCTGGCGATGCTGCCGGTCAAGGAGCACACCGACCACCGCATCGGGTGA
- a CDS encoding tyrosine-protein phosphatase: MSPSPVPGGGPLDIPRTYNFREVAPGALRPGQLYRSDGLHRLTREGRRALADLGIRLVIDLRSDFDRRLGGRDRLRGTGAERLSIPILGASPRTYPATIDLRGVYRTILSQHRDELATAIRAIAQADGPVVVHCTAGKDRTGLVVALVLRAVGVDDHVVAADYAASQGNLAGDWTEAMLRKVRRFRVPITETLLEVLAHSPEPVLRETFDWLTTEYGGTQDYLRAAGIEDSTVALLRERLLPG; the protein is encoded by the coding sequence ATGAGCCCCTCGCCGGTCCCTGGTGGTGGGCCCCTCGACATCCCGCGGACCTACAACTTCCGTGAGGTCGCACCGGGCGCGCTCCGCCCGGGGCAGCTCTATCGTTCCGACGGGCTGCACCGCCTCACGCGTGAGGGCCGCCGGGCCCTCGCAGACCTGGGGATCCGGCTGGTCATCGACCTGCGGTCCGACTTCGACCGTCGCCTCGGCGGTCGCGACCGGCTCCGCGGCACGGGCGCCGAGCGATTGTCCATCCCGATCCTGGGTGCCTCCCCGCGCACCTACCCCGCGACGATCGACCTGCGCGGGGTCTATCGCACGATCCTGTCCCAGCACCGGGACGAGCTCGCCACCGCGATCCGAGCGATCGCGCAGGCTGACGGTCCGGTGGTCGTGCACTGCACCGCGGGCAAGGACCGCACCGGTTTGGTCGTGGCGCTCGTGCTGCGGGCGGTGGGAGTCGACGACCATGTTGTGGCCGCCGACTATGCCGCCAGCCAGGGCAACCTGGCCGGCGACTGGACCGAGGCGATGCTGCGCAAGGTGCGGCGGTTCCGCGTGCCGATCACCGAGACCCTGCTCGAGGTGCTGGCCCACTCCCCCGAGCCCGTCCTGCGTGAGACCTTCGACTGGCTCACGACGGAGTATGGCGGCACGCAGGACTACCTGCGCGCGGCGGGGATCGAGGACAGCACGGTCGCCCTCCTGCGGGAGCGACTCCTGCCCGGGTGA
- a CDS encoding glutamine synthetase family protein translates to MDRQQEYVLRTIEERDIRFVRLWFTDVLGALKSVAVAPAELEQAFAEGIGFDGSAIAGFTRVYEADMIVQPDASTFTVIPWRGDNPGTARMFCDIRMPDGTPAPSDSRNVLRRALDSAAEDGFTFYTHPEIEFYLFKEPYDAKVGPIPIDQAGYFDHVARGDGHDFRRAAITMLEKMGISVEYSHHEGGPGQNEIDLRYADALSMADNIMTMRTVVREVALQHGALASFMPKPLAGQPGSAMHTHVSLFEGDRNAFYEPTANYELSQTGRRFTAGVLRHAREITAVTNQWVNSYKRIWGGGEAPAHVCWGHNNRSALVRVPMYSFGKGHSRRIEIRSLDSACNPYLSFALILAAGLKGVREGYELPPEAEDDVWALTDGERRAMGIDELPQSLSEAIQVMESSELVAETLGETVFDFFLRNKRQEWYDYRAQVTPFELDRYLVRL, encoded by the coding sequence ATGGATCGTCAGCAGGAATATGTCCTCCGCACCATCGAGGAACGGGACATCCGGTTTGTCCGGCTCTGGTTCACCGACGTGCTCGGCGCGCTGAAGTCGGTGGCCGTCGCGCCCGCCGAGCTCGAGCAGGCCTTCGCCGAGGGCATCGGCTTCGACGGCAGCGCCATCGCCGGATTCACCCGCGTCTACGAGGCCGACATGATCGTGCAGCCGGACGCGAGCACGTTCACGGTGATCCCGTGGCGCGGCGACAATCCGGGCACGGCGCGGATGTTCTGTGACATCCGGATGCCGGACGGCACCCCGGCCCCCAGCGACTCCCGCAACGTGCTGCGCCGGGCGCTGGACTCGGCGGCCGAGGACGGCTTCACGTTCTACACCCACCCCGAGATCGAGTTCTATCTGTTCAAGGAGCCCTACGACGCCAAGGTCGGGCCGATCCCGATCGACCAGGCCGGCTACTTCGACCATGTCGCCCGCGGGGACGGCCACGACTTTCGCCGCGCCGCGATCACCATGCTGGAGAAGATGGGTATCTCGGTGGAGTACTCCCACCACGAGGGCGGCCCCGGGCAGAACGAGATCGACCTGCGCTATGCCGACGCGCTGTCGATGGCCGACAACATCATGACGATGCGCACCGTGGTCCGCGAGGTTGCGCTGCAGCACGGGGCGCTGGCCTCCTTCATGCCCAAACCCCTTGCGGGGCAGCCGGGCTCGGCGATGCACACCCACGTCTCGCTCTTCGAGGGCGACCGCAACGCCTTCTATGAGCCGACCGCCAACTACGAGCTCAGCCAGACCGGGCGCCGGTTCACCGCCGGGGTGCTCCGCCACGCCCGCGAGATCACCGCGGTCACCAACCAGTGGGTCAACTCCTACAAGCGCATCTGGGGCGGCGGGGAGGCTCCGGCGCACGTCTGCTGGGGCCACAACAACCGCAGCGCCCTGGTCCGCGTGCCGATGTATAGCTTCGGAAAGGGCCACAGCCGCCGCATCGAGATCCGCTCCCTGGACTCCGCCTGCAACCCCTATCTGTCCTTCGCGCTGATCCTGGCCGCGGGGCTCAAGGGCGTCCGGGAGGGCTATGAGCTGCCGCCGGAGGCCGAGGACGACGTGTGGGCGCTGACCGACGGTGAGCGCCGGGCGATGGGCATCGACGAGCTGCCGCAGTCACTGTCCGAGGCGATCCAGGTGATGGAGTCCAGCGAGCTGGTCGCAGAGACGCTCGGCGAGACGGTCTTCGACTTCTTCCTGCGCAACAAGCGCCAGGAGTGGTACGACTACCGCGCCCAGGTCACCCCCTTCGAGCTGGATCGCTATCTGGTCCGGCTGTGA
- a CDS encoding GuaB1 family IMP dehydrogenase-related protein — protein sequence MEFLGGMQPQHDLTYNDVFMVPSRSSVTSRMDVDLTTPDGVGTTVPIVVSNMTAVSGKRMAETVARRGAVAVLPQDIPVEAIEQTVTAVKAAHPVYETPIMVEPGSPVAQVLSVLGKRAHHAALVVQHRRALGIVTEQDCTGVDRFAQVKDVMQEPEVVVPEGTDVREAFDLLDSQHIDLAPVVAGDTLRGVVTRRGLLRSAIYTPALDSHGQLRIGAAVGINGDVRARAEAILGFGVDVLVVDTAHGHQEKMLEALPAVLQARDAHEAATGLRVPLVAGNVVSADGARDLAQAGADIIKVGVGPGAMCTTRMMTGVGRPQFSAVLECAAAATDAGAQVWADGGVKYPRDVALALAAGASSVMIGSWFAGTYESPGDLQRDGTDRLYKESFGMASARAVSNRTKDRSAFDRARLALFEEGISSSRMYLDPDRPGVEDVLDQIISGVRSAFTYAGADTIGQFHSRAVVGIQGAAGYDEGRPRHTSW from the coding sequence GTGGAATTTCTGGGAGGCATGCAACCTCAGCACGACCTGACCTACAACGACGTCTTCATGGTCCCGTCGCGGTCCTCGGTGACCTCGCGGATGGACGTGGACCTGACCACGCCGGACGGGGTGGGCACGACGGTCCCGATCGTCGTGTCCAACATGACTGCGGTCTCTGGCAAGCGGATGGCCGAGACGGTGGCGCGGCGGGGAGCTGTCGCGGTGCTGCCCCAGGACATCCCGGTCGAGGCGATCGAGCAGACCGTCACCGCGGTCAAGGCCGCCCACCCGGTCTATGAGACCCCGATCATGGTCGAGCCGGGGTCGCCCGTGGCGCAGGTGCTCTCCGTGCTGGGCAAGCGGGCCCACCACGCTGCCCTGGTGGTCCAGCACAGGCGAGCGCTGGGCATCGTCACCGAGCAGGACTGCACGGGTGTCGACCGGTTCGCCCAGGTCAAGGATGTCATGCAGGAGCCGGAGGTTGTCGTGCCCGAGGGCACCGACGTCCGTGAGGCATTTGATCTGCTGGACAGCCAACACATCGATCTCGCGCCCGTCGTGGCGGGAGACACGCTGCGTGGGGTGGTGACCCGGCGCGGTCTCCTGCGCTCGGCGATCTACACCCCCGCCCTGGACAGTCACGGGCAGTTGCGCATCGGAGCTGCGGTCGGCATCAACGGGGACGTGCGTGCCCGGGCCGAGGCGATCCTGGGATTCGGCGTCGACGTGCTCGTGGTGGACACGGCCCACGGCCACCAGGAGAAGATGCTCGAGGCGCTGCCTGCTGTGCTGCAGGCCCGCGACGCCCACGAGGCGGCGACCGGCCTGCGGGTGCCTCTCGTGGCCGGCAACGTCGTCTCTGCGGACGGTGCTCGTGACCTGGCGCAGGCCGGCGCCGACATCATCAAGGTCGGGGTGGGTCCCGGTGCGATGTGCACGACGCGGATGATGACCGGCGTGGGGCGTCCTCAGTTCTCTGCGGTGCTCGAGTGCGCGGCGGCGGCCACGGATGCCGGGGCGCAGGTCTGGGCCGACGGCGGGGTGAAGTATCCCCGTGACGTCGCGCTCGCCCTCGCGGCCGGAGCGTCCAGCGTGATGATCGGCTCCTGGTTCGCCGGCACCTATGAGAGCCCGGGCGACCTGCAGCGGGACGGCACGGACCGGCTCTACAAGGAGAGCTTCGGGATGGCCTCGGCGCGTGCGGTCAGCAACCGGACCAAGGACCGCTCGGCCTTCGACCGGGCGCGGCTGGCGCTCTTCGAGGAGGGCATCTCCAGCTCGCGGATGTATCTGGACCCCGACCGTCCCGGCGTCGAGGACGTGCTCGACCAGATCATCTCCGGAGTCCGCTCGGCCTTCACCTATGCCGGTGCCGACACCATCGGGCAGTTCCACTCCCGCGCGGTGGTGGGCATCCAGGGCGCGGCGGGCTACGACGAGGGGCGCCCCCGGCATACGTCCTGGTAG
- a CDS encoding methionine aminopeptidase, protein MSYWFNVKTGKVEAHDDPGRARGGDLMGPYETESEAAGALEAARKRTEEWDEAERREREWDTGDADANHTDNNPLNG, encoded by the coding sequence ATGTCCTACTGGTTCAACGTCAAGACCGGCAAGGTCGAGGCCCACGACGACCCGGGTCGCGCCCGCGGCGGTGACCTGATGGGCCCCTACGAGACTGAGTCAGAGGCTGCGGGTGCCCTGGAGGCGGCCCGCAAGCGCACCGAGGAGTGGGACGAGGCTGAGCGCCGCGAGCGGGAGTGGGACACCGGCGACGCCGACGCCAACCACACCGACAACAACCCGCTCAACGGCTGA